The DNA region AGCACCAGCTGCGTCATCATCAGCACCGGCTGCGTCATCATCAGCACCAGCTCAATCATCATCAGCACCGTCAACGACAACACCGGCTGACGGATTATCTTCAGCTCAAAAAGCGACATTTGATGCATTAAATGTTTTACGTGCTTCTAAGGGCTTGAAGGCTGTGACTTGGGATGCAGGATTAGCTGCTACTGCGCAACAACGAGCAAATCTTGTTAACTCGACTGGTTCAATTCCAAATGATCACTGGAGTTGGGCTGCCGGTCCTGAAGTCATTGCCATTCAATGGGCTGCCGGTGCGCCAGTTATTAATGCCTGGAATATCGACGATGCATCTGTTGGTATGATTACAGATAATCTTGGACATCGACGTTGGCTTCTAAGTCCAGACACAACAAAAGTTGGCTTTGCCGTCAGTGGTGATGTTATTGTTGGTATTTCCAACGGTACTAATTTTTCAAATATCTAATGATAAAAGTCTCGAAATATTTCGAGACTTTTTTGTACCTATTTATGATGATTAGCGTTGAAATTAATGCTTATTTGATTTATGATTAAATAATAAACTGTCAAAAAGATTGAAAAGAGGTTTTTGAAATGTCAGGACATAGTAAATGGCATAATATTCAAGGACGTAAAAACGCCCAAGATGCTAAACGTGGAAAGATCTTCCAGAAGTTATCACGTGATTTGTATACTGCTGCTAAAGCTGGTGGTGTTGATCCAGATGGTAACCCAGGCTTACGTTTGGTAATGGAAAAAGCTAAAGCGGCTAATATGCCAAAGGACAACGTTCAACGTGCCTTGGATAAAGCCTCTGGTGCAGGTGGTGCAAACTATCAAGAATTGACGTATGAGGGATACGGACCGGCTGGGATTGCTGTATTAGTTGAAGCGTTAACTGATAATACCAATCGAACGGCTTCAAATATCCGGTCAGCATTTAAACATGCTGGTGGTGAATTGGGAACGTCAGGTTCTGTGTCTTTCCAATTTGAACGTAAAGGCTACTTGGAAATTTCTCGTGGTGAAGATGCGCCAGCAGTGGATGAAGATCAATTGTTTGAGGATATGCTTGAAGCTGGTGCTGATGATATGAAGACATATGAAGATCAATTTGAAATTTATACTGATCCGAAGTCGTTCCCAGCGGTTCGTGATGCTCTCGCTGAAAAAGGTTATGTCTTTGCTTCAGACGAAGTCACAATGGTTGCTGATAATCCAATGGAAGTACCTGCAGATAAGGCTGAGTCTTTGGTAAAGCTTGTTGATGAATTAGAAGCTGACGATGATGTGTCGGCAGTTTATACAACAGCTGAATAAAATAATTGAAATAGAGAATCCTAAACAACAAAATCGGGTAGTTTAACTTGATATTTGTTGCGAGGGATTTTTTTGTGACATTTTACTGATTAACCTCTCTTTATTAGTATGCTAAAGGGGAGATGAATATGTCGATTGAGAAAGTTTTTTTGAATATTATTGCACAGGCAATTGAATATAAAGCAAGTGATTTGTATATTATTCCTCGTCGTTTAGAATATCTGATTAATTGTTTTGTCACAGATAAAATAGAAACGTTAATGGTGCTTGATTTTCCACAAGGGGAGCAGTTGATACGACATATAAAATTTCAAAGTCAGATGAATATCACTGAAACAAGACGACCACAAGCAAGTCGCATGGTATGTCAAATTGGTGAAGCTAAGTATAGCTGTCGGGTGTCGTGTGTCGGAGATTTTAAGGGGCATGAATCGGTGGTTGTACGTTTAATTTATCAAACACATCAAATCGCAATTAATTGGGTAAATATGAATGGTCTTCAACAACTAAAAGCTCACATTCAAACCAGAAAATCCGGATTGATCTTGTTAAGCGGTAAAGTGGGAGCAGGTAAAACGACCACTTTGTATCATGCTGTCCAAGCGACAAGCGAGGGTAAATTTGTCATGACAATCGAAGATCCTGTTGAAATTGACGCGCCTGATTTCCTTCAACTACAAGTGAATATGGGGGCTAATATGACATATGGTCAATTAATGAAATTAGCGTTAC from Weissella diestrammenae includes:
- a CDS encoding YebC/PmpR family DNA-binding transcriptional regulator, producing MSGHSKWHNIQGRKNAQDAKRGKIFQKLSRDLYTAAKAGGVDPDGNPGLRLVMEKAKAANMPKDNVQRALDKASGAGGANYQELTYEGYGPAGIAVLVEALTDNTNRTASNIRSAFKHAGGELGTSGSVSFQFERKGYLEISRGEDAPAVDEDQLFEDMLEAGADDMKTYEDQFEIYTDPKSFPAVRDALAEKGYVFASDEVTMVADNPMEVPADKAESLVKLVDELEADDDVSAVYTTAE
- the comGA gene encoding competence type IV pilus ATPase ComGA — encoded protein: MSIEKVFLNIIAQAIEYKASDLYIIPRRLEYLINCFVTDKIETLMVLDFPQGEQLIRHIKFQSQMNITETRRPQASRMVCQIGEAKYSCRVSCVGDFKGHESVVVRLIYQTHQIAINWVNMNGLQQLKAHIQTRKSGLILLSGKVGAGKTTTLYHAVQATSEGKFVMTIEDPVEIDAPDFLQLQVNMGANMTYGQLMKLALRHHPEILIIGEIRDRETAKAVVEAALSGHLILSTVHADSATGVWHRMIELGVENENLRYVLIGIGYQKLLSSVIPSQAIGDLVYHDASEVIRMIEK